One segment of Drosophila ananassae strain 14024-0371.13 chromosome 3R, ASM1763931v2, whole genome shotgun sequence DNA contains the following:
- the LOC123257484 gene encoding histone H4, which translates to MTGRGKGGKGLGKGGAKRHRKVLRDNIQGITKPAIRRLARRGGVKRISGLIYEETRGVLKVFLENVIRDAVTYTEHAKRKTVTAMDVVYALKRQGRTLYGFGG; encoded by the coding sequence ATGACTGGTCGTGGTAAAGGTGGCAAGGGCTTGGGAAAAGGTGGCGCCAAGCGTCATCGCAAAGTCTTGCGTGATAACATCCAGGGTATTACAAAGCCAGCTATTCGCCGTTTGGCTCGTCGTGGCGGTGTGAAGCGCATCTCTGGTCTTATCTACGAGGAAACTCGTGGAGTCCTGAAAGTGTTCTTGGAGAACGTTATTCGTGACGCCGTCACCTACACCGAACACGCCAAAAGGAAGACAGTGACGGCCATGGATGTTGTTTATGCTCTGAAGAGACAGGGACGCACTCTATACGGCTTCGGcggttaa
- the LOC123257476 gene encoding histone H2A, with the protein MSGRGKGGKVKGKAKSRSNRAGLQFPVGRIHRLLRKGNYAERVGAGAPVYLAAVMEYLAAEVLELAGNAARDNKKTRIIPRHLQLAIRNDEELNKLLSGVTIAQGGVLPNIQAVLLPKKTEKKA; encoded by the coding sequence atgtctggTCGTGGCAAGGGTGGAAAAGTGAAGGGAAAGGCAAAGTCCCGATCGAATCGTGCTGGTCTTCAGTTCCCCGTCGGACGTATTCACCGTCTGCTCCGCAAAGGCAACTATGCTGAACGCGTTGGTGCCGGCGCTCCTGTTTACCTGGCTGCCGTTATGGAATACCTGGCAGCTGAAGTTCTCGAGTTAGCTGGCAATGCTGCCCGTGATAACAAGAAGACTAGGATTATTCCCCGTCATCTCCAGTTGGCTATTCGCAATGACGAGGAGTTGAACAAGCTGCTCTCTGGTGTCACCATAGCTCAGGGTGGCGTGTTGCCCAACATCCAGGCTGTGCTTTTGCCCAAGAAGACCGAGAAGAAGGCCTAA